taataataataataataataataataataataataataataataataataataatagataaattatgaaattagtaatgcataaatgaagaatttagataaagaacaatagaggatattAGGGCTGTCTAAATGGTTAACGGTTTTTGGATAATTTAATAACCGAACCATAATTttcgggtttgggtatccaatgaCCGAAATTTTCGAGTATTGGATCGGTTTCGGTTAGTGCTTTTGTAAAAAtttcgggtatcggttaacccgataaccgattcgggttaaccgaatacccgaaaattatttaattaattatttaatatatatatttgtaagttAAAAATTAGAAGTTAGACAACCCTAAGCTCTTCAGCCCCCCTCCACCATCTCCGACCGTCCGATGCTGTCACCGCCTCCGTGAGCCGCCCTCTATCAGCCGCCCTCGTCCGCCGGCCTCCGTCTGCTTTTTTTAAAATCGATTCTGACctgaaataaaattatgatatatataaAGTACAAGAATGATCGGTAGTTTACTGGATAAGCTGCTGGTTCAAATCCTATATCTAgcaatttatttgaatttaattttttaaaaatgggtattttggatacccaaataaccgaatcggaaaaccgaaccgaactctTAAAACAGTTCGGGAATGGTTATTGAAATATGgtaatttcgggttcgggtaaccgaaattTCGGGTACGGGTAATTGAACCCGAACCGTTCGACAGCCctagaggatatgatgttaaaatacattagaaatctttaattatctattaaatttataataatctcaatcgggTGAAGAATTgatataaatcacctcatttcacatttttttttataaggtttCACTAAGTAAAACTTATGCAAGAAGAAACTCTTGCtccccaaattaaaaatctatatttaattggtgaaatgattgagactaatacaatttgaattgctccaagcgaGATGATTCTCGGAACCCAATTAaatgatgatactcacaagttaaatttgttctttcaaacttcaaacgagatgattcttgaAACTCAATTATAATCTTTTGAAGCtatacaagttagttatgatattagaagctccaaatcatacaatctcacaagtcaaatttgatttttagacctccagatagtgatgttaaaaaaattgacgcataaaagttaactttttgtattttaaggtctaggcgagatgattctcaaaagTCTGGTGTTCAAACATTAGATGTCGTCTTCCGAGTtttagatgatgatatgatcctacagggtggttcagacgagatgatgctaagatgaaataaaatcttcaatattgacctttttccaaaatattactccctccgtcccgcgaatcttgagtcaattcttttcgacacgggaattaaaaaaatagtatttagtgtgttaagtgtgatagatgaaaaatggaaaagatgaataaagggggatttttttgtcatataaggaaatgactcaagattcgtgggacgaccaaaaaaggaaagtgactcgagattcgtgggacgaatggaatattaaataaaaatttatattaaaagaatatttattattctaacaaaaggttaacatttaattgaggaatatgattcaaattaatataatttcaactatattaccttaaaataaataaatttaaaaataatttatatataaataattatttatacaaacATAATACTCTCCCGTCCTCCAAAATTATACATGGAAGTTTGTAgtaatgatagtggagaaagggtcccacattgagggtattgttaaatagattatgagtaaatagtgTAGTTAAAATGGTAAAATTGTAAGAATTATATGTGGAGTATTGTCTAAAAATAgggtatgcataattttgggagccgtaccaaaaaggaaatgtatgcataattttggagAATGGAaggagtatcatataatttaaataataatttaaaataattttccgtcgaatttcgatgGGTTACGCACTAATTatgtataataaaaatataattttgataGTAAAATAACTAGATAGTAGTGGGAATGAACATAACtttcaaattataattattttttttgttagaaGTGATTGGGAACATAAAGCATGGCTAgcttataatttaaataaatgagaTCCTCTCTCCTtagtgtgtaccaccgtgtaccactcttaatttattataatttttaattattttttctttaattttaatttattatgctttaatataatataaagataactAAAGTATggcttataattattttttatatttatttgaattaataatagattatttgggttaattaattcaaggttagggtatatatttttttaaaatttcaatttttaatgataaatattaattagagttcataatataataatagtaatttttatttttataaaaaataattataaaataaaaatattagaagtgatacacggtggtacacactaaattatGGTTAACTGTGGGTCAGGGAATCCCATcagtattttaaatatatatgtgttCTTGTTTTGAGAAACTCGTGGTGTATATTAATTATTCTGTAGTCGcttgataattataattacttGTACTGCACAATACCTCCTCTACCtaaattaagtttaattaaatatccatttaaatatattatccaaTACCTTGCAGTATACAAATTTAAGCTATATGCATAATTGATGAGGTCCAACTCAAGCTCTAAAATTCATGAGGTATAAAAGTCTATCATATCACTAAATTAAAATCCTTTTATAAAGTCAGAATATTATTTGTTCCAATAATTAGGTTTCATGAGGATccactatatatataagtgttGGGGGTGATGGTTTTGAGAGACAGAAAGAAACAATGGAGATAGAAACTAAGGTAATCTCAATAGAGACTATCAAACCATCTTCTCCAACCCCAAAATCTCTGCAAAAATACCAACTTTCATTTCTTGATCAATGCCAGCATACATTATCCATTCCCTTCGTCTTTTTCTACTCATCGACAAATCCCAATTTTTCTAACTCCGAAAAATCAAAGCAGCTAAAGAAATCCTTATCGGAGGTCCTCTCCATATACTACCCCCTCGCCGGCCGCCTCGCCGGCAACCTCTACGCCGACTGCAACGACGCCGGTGTGCCCTTCTCCGAAGCCGAAGCCGACTGCGACGTCTCGCAAGTTATCAACAATCGAAACCCTAAAGACTTGAACAACTTtctgttggaaatatggttttaagctatatctggaaattattatttaattaaatatttattatttaattaaaataatgattggatgttaatctacatctcgagtagatcaacgtgatatacttgaagtctcaaaaccgatttccgatgagtgagatattgtatgtcaaagtttgaatgttgaagaggaaaaataacatttgttatgttatcccacattggaaaacatagagatgtttttcatgtataagaatagcaaagcacatggagttaataaattgacttgtgggcttgctagtgggcttgatctaagtactagcctcgcgcgcacacacacacgcgcgccgccgacgatcgatcggacggacggacggacggacggacgacgacgtcgccgccgccgccggacgggcgggtcgggtacgggccgcggccaaggacttggatcttggcaattggtgtttggggcccaaactattttttggaccaactccattgggcttttaatttttggcccaacagaattattttcttggcccaacagaatttaatTCCCAAGCCCAACTGCCCAGCCCACATCAGCATGCAGCAGCAGAAAtaagaagcagcagcagaagaacgCAAGTTACGACTTCTGCATGCGTATTCAATTTTGCAGCTAAGTTTTCTTCAATAgctgcgcccaccggccacCTCTTCAACGTTTACAGCTTCCAGCCACCGGAGTTGAATTCAATGAATTGAATTCATACTCAccacatgcctataaataggcctaTGGAGAGCATGCAGTAATACCACAAAAAAAATcctgcattctgccatttacAAACAACTCTCCCTgcaaacacttgtgctcagttcttgatcctttttagttcgccggagctcgccggattgtggtgctacatccgacgagacgtagtcgttttacctttggggaagatacgccaaaccgaagagcactaccggggcgataatcttcttgcgggaagagatttatctcgactcgactttatttatacgtataatttatttatacagtgtatttcagttgtatcgaattatttgagttgtaatttctcaaattatttactttgtaatattttcaattattttgagttgtaatttctcaaaataaatattttgtaatatctcgatcgtgtacccggttctaacaatcgcaagaagattatttctctgccgttgatacacgttcgagaaatggctcacaccgacgtcaatatggatggctccaccacctctgcaaccatcggttcaaccacgtcgtcaatattttcctcgtttgcatcaacgggggcttcaACGTCAACCATGGCCCCATTGCAAACTTcaagaactattggtcttgccgagaaaccatcaacgttctcggGCAAGAATTTCAAATACTGGCAAGaaaagatgctattctacctcacaaccgtggggtttgccggattcttaatggaggaaaaacctccaaccccgagtgaaggggaaggggagacaagccaagaaattcgtgccggatatttgaactggtgccgcggcgactacttgtgccgtaacaccgttctcatgtctctggacgaacggctctaccgtgttttcaaggttcatgaaaccgcgaaacaattgtgggaggcccttgatctaaagtatcaagtggacaaagcgaatactaccaagtatgtcgttgccaaatggttggaatataaaatggttgactcccgaccattgatggaccaagtggaagaattccaaaatctttcacatgaggttcaagccgaagggatgcccttggcggatgcattgctcgttgcaatcatcatagagaaattacctcctagttggaggaaatttcaaaaccttttgaagcatgagcgctcggatatgtccgtgccgatattaatatccaagcttcaaatggaggatcacgtgagaagtcgtgatcaaaaggggaaagctccaatggaggcaaaggccaatctcaccgagaaaggcggtctcttcaacaaacgtggtcgccctaaccctaataataagggtaaagggaagcaaggcggacatcaaccatcaaagtttgatggtgtatgttataattgtgacaaaaaaggtcacatggctaaggattgccgcaagccaaagcggaagaaagcaagtggcaacgtgaacaacgtcgagaaggacttcgacgattggaaccacgatgactttgctgccatgatctccgaggtgaatcatgtggacaacccgaacgcttggttcgtggacaccggcgctaccgtccatatatgcataaatcgtgagttgttccacaactacaaagaagtggaaaacaaaacgataatggaggctagcgaacggacatcccaagtccttggcatgggagatgtgattcttcaactcacgtcgggcgtggagatcacattaaaagacgtattacacgttccaactgtccgaaagaatttaatttcgggctttaggcttacgaataaggattttgaattgtttttcaaatctgactatgttgtaatacgcaagtggggaaagttcctagggaaaggctatgcctccgaaggacttttcaaacttggtgtaagagcttgtaagcctgccaaggctaaaatcaataaagatgcatcaacttcttctgcttacttgattgagtgttctgatttatggcattgtagacttggacatgttaatctaaatgctataaagagattagtaaaaatgaatttactaaaagttgatgaatacaactcacaagaaaaatgtgaagtttgtgttgaagccaaaatggctaagttaccgtttaaatcggtaaaaaggagcactcaaccattggaacttattcacaccgatgtttgtgatttaaagttcgtgcaaactagaggtggcaagaagtactttatcacctttatagacgattgcacaaagtattgttacctttacttattgaaaagtaaagatgaggctattgaagcttttagaaacttcaaaaatgaagccgagaatcaacttggatgtcgaattaagatggttcgaagtgatagaggtggagaatatgtagctccgtttgctgaattatgcaacgaaagtggtataatccatcaaacgacggctccttattcaccacaatctaacggcgttgctgaacgcaagaatcgaactcttaaggagatgatgaatgccttgttgattagttcaggattaccccagaacatgtggggggaagctgtcttaacggccaactatatcttgaacaagattccactcaaagggaaagatgtaactccctatgagctatggaaaggaaggaaaccctcgtataaatacctcaaagtgtgggggtgtttagccaaggtagaagtgcctttaccaaagcaagttacaataggacctaaaacggtggattgtatcttcattggtcatgcacttaatagaagtgcctatcgttttatagtgcacagatcagagatacctgatatacatgttgggacaacgatagaatcaaggaatgctatattctttgaaaatatctatcctaacaaggataaaggtacatcgaactctaatgatggagttgatggtgatgctacaggttctaaacctatggaagtagctagtaattctactcaagtagatgatgccacgggttctaatcatgtaccacctaataggaaaagaccaaggtctaaacctatggatgtagaaccgagacgtggggaacgagttagaaaagctaatgtctatggaccggattatgttgtcttaatgctagatggcgaaccggtgacgattaaagaagctatgtctggctcagatgcagctctctggaaagaagccatcgatattgagattgattccattatgcagaatcatacttgggtgttagtggatctaccacctggaagtaaagctttaggatgcaaatggatcctaaagaagaagtacaaatctgatggtactatagataagtacaaagcccgacttgtcgttcaaggtttcaggcagaaagaagggtacgatttcttcgatacctattcacctgtgaccagactaacatctattcggatgcttctcgctattgctgccttgcacaatctcgagattcaccaaatggatgtgaaaactgcgttcttgtatggcgagttggaagatgaaatatatatgaagcaacctgaagggtttgtagtacctgggcaagagcacaaagtatgcaaacttcaaaggtctttatatgggttgaagcaagcaccgcttcaatggcatttaaaatttgacagtgtaatgttgtcaaatggattcagaatcaatgagtgcgataaatgtgtctacattaagaattctaataacggatatgttattgtttgtctttatgtagatgacatgctcatcatgggaagtaattcccgagtgattcaagaaaccaaaggcatgctaagtaaaaattttagcatgaaagatatgggcttagctgatgttatccttggaattaaaattctaagaagacctgatggtattactataacacaatctcactacgttgagaaagtgttaaagaaattcaacgcttttgacaagccaatagctaagacaccatgggaacctaatgtgcatttgagtgtacacaagggagaacctgttgacgcgttagaatatgcgaagattattgggagcctgatgtatctaacaaattgcactcgtcccgatatagcatgctcggtcaacaagttgagcagctttacagctaaccctagtaatgaacattggaaagctcttgaaagggttttgagatatttgaaatatactcaaaactatgcgattcattatactagggaaccctctgtacttgaagggtactgtgatgcaaattggatatctgatgccaaagactcgttttcaacgagcggttatgtattcactgtggggggtggtgctgtgtcttggaaatccaagaagcaaacatgtattgcaagatcgaccatggaatcagaattcatagctttggataaagctggtgaagaagccgagtggcttaaaaatttcctcgaggatattccatgttggtcgaaacctgtgtcgtccgtgataattcattgtgatagtcaagctgctatcggacgagcacaaaaccatttgtataacggtaagtcgagacatattcgtcgacgtcataataccgtgagacatttgatcaccagtggagttatctcaattgattatataagatcaattgataacatagcggatcctttgacaaaaagtatccatcgagatcagatgtataaactgttagggggaatgggtttgaagtccacaaattaaggataatcatagtggcaacccaaccatgatgactggaggatcccaagaacttggttcaatgggacaactaagctatgaaaatccgtgtgttgaacactcgaattgcctattccttgtagaacagtgagtgttcggaaacctgcacgtggtgaggttaagtctttgacttttaatgactctagaactcctcgaagaggacaagtatagcaggatacttgagttaagagtcacctatgtaagtgtgaagtggggccgcttcgattgaaacacttatgaatccaaagaggtgttccaaggccagtaatggacacaaacgtgagaacgaataaggattgaagcaatattgtgtcaatattgttgactcagtatacaccgaggaggactagttcaaggaatcatatccactaggccgccggtatactcgataatattgactatggcaggttcaaagccacaagctacctttccaaatgcaatgttgtatcttaagaggactgagctaagtgtttgcatacttcgcatactgttttctcactcatgtgggggattgttggaaatatggttttaagctatatctggaaattattatttaattaaatatttattatttaattaaaataatgattggatgttaatctacatctcgagtagatcaacgtgatatacttgaagtctcaaaaccgatttccgatgagtgagatattgtatgtcaaagtttggatgttgaagaggaaaaataacatttgttatgttatcccacattggaaaacatagagatgtttttcatgtataagaatagcaaagcacatggagttaataaattgacttgtgggcttgctagtgggcttgatctaagtactagcctcgcgcgcacacacacacgcgcgccgccgccgacgatcgatcgatcggacggacggacggacgacgacgtcgtcgccgccggacgggcgggtcgggtacgggccgcggccaaggacttggatcttggcaattggtgtttggggcccaaactattttttggaccaactccattgggcttttaatttttggcccaacagaattattttcttggcccaacagaatttaatTCCCAAGCCCAACTGCCCAGCCCACATCAGCATGCAGCAGCAGAAAtaagaagcagcagcagaagaacgCAAGTTACGACTTCTGCATGCGTATTCAATTTTGCAGCTAAGTTTTCTTCAATAgctgcgcccaccggccacCTCTTCAACGTTTACAGCTTCCAGCCACCGGAGTTGAATTCAATGAATTGAATTCATACTCAccacatgcctataaataggcctaTGGAGAGCATGCAGTAATACCACAAAAAAAATcctgcattctgccatttacAAACAACTCTCCCTgcaaacacttgtgctcagttcttgatcctttttagttcgccggagctcgccggattgtggtgctacatccgacgagacgtagtcgttttacctttggggaagatacgccaaaccgaagagcactaccggggcgataatcttcttgcgggaagagatttatctcgactcgactttatttatacgtataatttatttatacagtgtatttcagttgtatcgaattatttgagttgtaatttctcaaattatttactttgtaatattttcaattattttgagttgtaatttctcaaaataaatattttgtaatatctcgatcgtgtacccggttctaacactTTCTACCTCGCGAGACAGATGAGTTCCAAGATCTTTGCATGGCTGTTCGAGCCACCTATTTCCGCTGCGGCGGCGTCGCCGTCGGGATCCGCATATCGCACAAGATCGCCGACGGATTAACTTTCATCTCGTTCGTCAACACTTGGTCCGCCGTCGCCATAGGCAACGGCGGCGCCGTTGCGGCTCTCCTGAAGTTCGACGCCGCCGCCTATTTTCCGCCGCTGGACATCCTCGGCAGCCACGGACCCACTATAGGAGTGGTGGATGAAGAGGTCGCCGCCAGAGTCTTCACGTTCCCGGCGTCGCAGATCGCCGCTCTCCGGGAAAGGTACACCGGCCCGGGGGGCCACCGTCCAAGCCGGGTGGAGTCGCTGTCGGCTTTTATATGGACCCGGTTCACCTCGGCGACGGGCATTGGATCCGACCCGGGTAAGAACTGCGTGGTGTATAATGCGGTAAATCTGCGGAGCCGGGCTAAGCCGCCACTGTCCGAATACCACTTCGGTAACGTGATCGGGGCTACGAGGCGGGAGGTGGTGGCCGGGGATGACGGCGTCGAGTTCCTGCGGAAGTTGAGGGAAGCGACGGAGGCGTTAGATGCCGACTACGTGGCGGGGCTCAAGGATAGAGAGATGCAATTGGAAGTGTTAATGGATTTTGCTCGAGTGAATAAAATGGAGGTTAGATTAATTTTTACGAGTATGTGCAGGTTTCCTTTTTACAAAGTGGATTTCGGATGGGGCAGACCCGTTTGGGTCGGGTATGGCGGGTCACCCTACAAGAATGTGGTAATTTTTATGGATACAAAGAGTGGAGATGGAATAGACGCATCTATTCAATTGACCAAGCAAGATATGGAGAAATTCGAAGCTCTTTTAGCCCAAGAGTGATttgtaatgaaaaaaataaaactgaatTTTCCGTCACGTAATATTTTATTGGTTTCGGCAGTATAAGCCAAATTAATGTATTGCTCTCTTTAAGTTGGtgtaattttcatatatatcaaatcaTGTAATATATGTCATGTTtgtggaatgagattcagtgtgtTGTGCTTTTAATTTGTAGTTGTTATGTTGAAGTTGGAGAAAGAAGGTTTCCCATTCAATTTGCTACACACCCGATTAGCATCAACTTCAATTACTTATCACCAATCcaaaccccaaaattttgaACAACTTTCTACCTTATCACGTGAGTTCCAAGACGTTTGCGTGGCTGTTCGCGCCACCTATTTCCTTTGCGGCGGCCTAGCCG
The genomic region above belongs to Salvia miltiorrhiza cultivar Shanhuang (shh) chromosome 5, IMPLAD_Smil_shh, whole genome shotgun sequence and contains:
- the LOC131026175 gene encoding vinorine synthase-like, translating into MAVRATYFRCGGVAVGIRISHKIADGLTFISFVNTWSAVAIGNGGAVAALLKFDAAAYFPPLDILGSHGPTIGVVDEEVAARVFTFPASQIAALRERYTGPGGHRPSRVESLSAFIWTRFTSATGIGSDPGKNCVVYNAVNLRSRAKPPLSEYHFGNVIGATRREVVAGDDGVEFLRKLREATEALDADYVAGLKDREMQLEVLMDFARVNKMEVEVAARDGSVELLRKLHEASEAVDAGHVARMKNSEVSFLRNGFRVGHTRLGRVSLQEWGSFVE